Genomic window (Thermodesulfovibrionales bacterium):
TTTATATACTCGGGCCGGATACCCGGCCCGGAGTTCGTGTGACAACTCTTCGGGTGAAAGGACTGTTTTCACCCATTTGGTCATCTCTCTCAGGGCCTGTCGAGATTCAGCGACCTTTTACGCCCTTTGCGATGCGGTCGCCGATCTCCTTGTCGATATTGCGCCAGTATTCGAACGCACGCTGCAGCACGGGTTCGGACACGCCGTTTTTCAGGTGCCCCACCACGTTGGACACCAGCCGATCGCGCTGGGCGTCGTCCATGACCTTGCGCACCAGGGTGCCGGGCTGTCCGAAATCGTCGTCGTCCTTGCGCTTGGTGTAGGCGGCGCGGATGAACTCGCCGCTGGCACTCCAGATGGCCACCTCGGGATACCGCTTGGGGTCGGCCTTGGGGCCGCCTTTTGAGTTGGGCGCATAGACCGGATCGGAGACGTTCTCAATGCGCATCGTACCGCCCTTGCTGTAACTGTGCACCGGGCTCTTCGTCCGGTTGACCGGGATCTGCTTATAGTTGACCCCCAGGCGTGCCCGGTGGGCATCCGCGTAGGAAATCAGGCGGGCGAGCAGCATCTTGTCCGGGCTCGGGCCGATCCCGGGGACGAGGTTGTTTGGCTCGAAAGCTGCCTGCTCGATCTCAGCGTGAAAATCGCTTGGATTTCGGTTCAGCGTCAAACGGCCCACTTCGTGCAGCGGATAGTCACCATGCGGCCATACCTTGGTCAGGTCAAAGGGGTTGAAGCGGTAGGTCTTGGCCTCTTTGAAGGGCATGATCTGGACCTTCAGTGTCCAGCTGGGGTAATTCCCCCGCTTGATCGCCTCGAACAGATCGCGGCGGTGGTAGTCGGCATCCTCGCCGGCGATCCGGTCGGCTTCTTCCTGGGTGAGGAAATCAATGCCCTGGTCGGTCTTGAAGTGGTACTTCACCCAGAAGCGCTCGCCTTTAGCATTGACCCACATATAGGTGTGGCTCGTGTAGCCGTTCATGTGCCGATAGCTCCTGGGGACTCCGCGATCGCTCATCAGGATGGTGACCTGGTGGGCCGACTCGGGCGAAAGCGTCCAGAAGTCCCACTGCATGTCGTTGTCGCGCAGGCCGCTGTCCGCACGGCGCTTCTGGGAGTGGATGAAGTGCTGGAACTTCATGGGGTCGCGTACGAAAAAAACAGGAGTGTTGTTCCCCACCATGTCATAATTGCCCTCGGTGGTGTAAAACTTCAGCGCAAAGCCGCGCACGTCCCGCCAG
Coding sequences:
- a CDS encoding catalase, with the translated sequence MKDNDRKPTTTDAGIPVASEEFSLTVGPDGPILLQDHYLMEQMANFNREMIPDRQPHAKGSGAFGYFEVTKDVSAYTKAAVFQPGTKTGVLARFSTVAGESGSPDTWRDVRGFALKFYTTEGNYDMVGNNTPVFFVRDPMKFQHFIHSQKRRADSGLRDNDMQWDFWTLSPESAHQVTILMSDRGVPRSYRHMNGYTSHTYMWVNAKGERFWVKYHFKTDQGIDFLTQEEADRIAGEDADYHRRDLFEAIKRGNYPSWTLKVQIMPFKEAKTYRFNPFDLTKVWPHGDYPLHEVGRLTLNRNPSDFHAEIEQAAFEPNNLVPGIGPSPDKMLLARLISYADAHRARLGVNYKQIPVNRTKSPVHSYSKGGTMRIENVSDPVYAPNSKGGPKADPKRYPEVAIWSASGEFIRAAYTKRKDDDDFGQPGTLVRKVMDDAQRDRLVSNVVGHLKNGVSEPVLQRAFEYWRNIDKEIGDRIAKGVKGR